The following are from one region of the Methanobacterium veterum genome:
- a CDS encoding class III signal peptide-containing protein, with product MGMLEEERAQGAAEYLLIFGGIIVIVIAAALYYKNYLAGMGSEINKTDLKNINNSLNGLLPKFS from the coding sequence ATGGGAATGCTAGAAGAAGAAAGGGCACAGGGTGCAGCGGAATATCTACTAATTTTTGGCGGCATAATTGTAATTGTAATTGCAGCAGCACTTTATTACAAGAATTATTTAGCAGGAATGGGTAGCGAAATTAACAAGACCGATTTGAAAAATATCAACAATTCATTAAATGGATTACTCCCTAAATTTAGTTAA
- a CDS encoding DNA/RNA nuclease SfsA: protein MGQNAANRYVENALVKGLFQDMVSGYDTVLREQVLGISKLDFLVGDTYIEVKMPLLIIQLPYPKHINTKKVGKFSSTERFIKHINELAGSFTTNQRAILLVCFIYDNPGFKVEVRSTNSDFVENEVQKCISKGMEIWQVNFSISPEGIKLLKYFETTHDYG, encoded by the coding sequence TTGGGCCAGAATGCTGCCAATCGATATGTAGAAAATGCTCTGGTGAAAGGTTTATTTCAAGATATGGTTAGTGGATATGATACAGTTCTCCGTGAACAGGTACTGGGAATTTCTAAACTGGACTTTCTTGTTGGAGATACTTATATTGAAGTTAAAATGCCACTATTAATTATACAGTTGCCTTATCCGAAACACATCAATACGAAAAAGGTTGGAAAATTCAGCTCTACAGAACGTTTTATTAAACATATCAATGAACTGGCAGGTAGCTTTACTACTAATCAGAGAGCAATTCTTTTAGTTTGTTTTATTTACGATAATCCTGGATTTAAGGTTGAAGTTAGGAGTACTAACAGTGATTTTGTAGAAAATGAAGTACAAAAGTGTATCTCAAAAGGAATGGAGATATGGCAGGTAAACTTCAGTATTTCACCTGAAGGAATAAAATTACTGAAGTATTTTGAGACAACACATGATTATGGATAA
- a CDS encoding type II secretion system F family protein, translating to MAIIPSALSPVSNIIDNIIPEKYAVMMQEMLIRSGMYVKASDIITLDLIIAIGLAVLAAVLSLLLGINPILGALAGFVIPTILIGVWIFFMMERRVDAIENGTPDFLRQIASLLRAGVGLETALEDVSRHGEGPLTDELKRAVIEIKIGSTFDDAILAMGERLKSKNLDRTFRMILEGRKTGGSLSDVVETVAEDLRAVLALQRERKANVMMSVMFLIIAAIIAAPFALGMIMTYNSFIASVGKPNPLAETATLAAGGYIIIHSIIASLLIGIVMYGSARKGVKFALLLAPAAYGIFVVIQMLGPKILGTG from the coding sequence ATGGCAATTATACCCAGTGCATTATCTCCAGTATCTAACATTATTGACAACATTATACCTGAAAAATATGCAGTTATGATGCAGGAAATGCTTATAAGAAGTGGAATGTATGTTAAAGCTTCAGATATAATAACTTTAGATCTCATAATTGCAATTGGGTTAGCCGTACTCGCAGCTGTTTTATCATTATTACTTGGCATAAACCCTATTTTAGGGGCGCTAGCTGGTTTCGTAATACCCACCATACTTATTGGTGTTTGGATATTTTTCATGATGGAACGCAGAGTTGATGCTATTGAAAATGGAACTCCTGATTTTTTAAGACAGATCGCATCTTTACTTCGTGCAGGTGTTGGTCTTGAAACTGCTCTGGAAGACGTCTCAAGACATGGAGAAGGCCCATTAACTGATGAATTAAAAAGGGCTGTAATAGAGATTAAAATTGGAAGTACATTTGATGATGCAATACTTGCAATGGGCGAACGTCTTAAGTCTAAAAACTTAGATAGAACATTCAGGATGATATTAGAAGGAAGAAAAACTGGTGGAAGTCTATCTGACGTTGTTGAAACAGTTGCAGAAGATTTAAGGGCTGTTTTAGCACTTCAAAGGGAAAGGAAAGCAAATGTAATGATGTCAGTAATGTTTCTTATTATCGCAGCCATAATAGCTGCCCCCTTTGCACTCGGAATGATAATGACATACAATTCATTTATTGCGTCTGTAGGTAAACCAAATCCACTTGCAGAAACTGCAACACTTGCTGCAGGCGGTTATATAATCATCCATTCCATCATAGCGTCACTGTTAATTGGTATTGTTATGTATGGTAGTGCAAGAAAAGGCGTTAAATTTGCATTATTACTGGCCCCGGCAGCCTATGGGATATTTGTTGTAATACAAATGTTGGGTCCAAAGATTTTAGGAACAGGTTAG
- a CDS encoding CPBP family intramembrane glutamic endopeptidase: MNKTLKRGQLKKELSIFLIITFAATYILQFFIYSIAGYIPSPPSQIWVATLVLSMFIPATAAIICIIYFKSSALTRESKIVFTFFLLYVVLFSFENYYQPVMGSVMDQPVLSTIVAVLGMLAVILLNLKKKWRNGLKASKLSFGRNRKYYLILPLTVLLILIFQGIIVYFSGLGAPAAEFNIYTFFITLIPYLIFSFFTIWAWYFGEEFGWRVYLQDRLFPLLGSYKGVLVLGIIWGAWHYPMNAMGYNFPGHPILGNVLMTIFTIVMGIILSYAVLKTGSVWAAIIIHLFNNKAGNIVAAYLAYSSNGLLGNIMGSVLLGIFALILLRSKVWKRVEKVPKIQ, encoded by the coding sequence TTGAATAAAACATTAAAAAGAGGACAACTGAAAAAAGAATTATCTATATTTTTAATCATTACCTTTGCAGCGACTTATATTCTTCAATTTTTTATTTATAGTATCGCTGGTTACATACCATCTCCACCTTCTCAAATATGGGTCGCCACGCTGGTATTGAGCATGTTTATACCTGCCACTGCGGCCATAATCTGTATTATTTACTTCAAATCTAGTGCCCTTACCAGAGAATCAAAAATTGTATTTACATTCTTCTTACTTTATGTTGTTTTATTTTCCTTTGAGAACTATTATCAGCCAGTAATGGGGAGTGTAATGGATCAGCCTGTTCTTTCAACCATTGTTGCAGTTTTAGGGATGTTAGCTGTAATACTGTTGAACTTGAAAAAGAAGTGGAGAAACGGCCTGAAAGCTTCAAAATTATCCTTTGGCAGGAACCGTAAATATTACCTCATTTTGCCATTAACTGTTCTTTTAATACTTATTTTTCAGGGTATTATAGTTTATTTCAGTGGTTTAGGCGCTCCTGCTGCGGAATTTAACATTTACACATTCTTCATAACATTGATACCTTATTTAATTTTTTCTTTCTTTACAATATGGGCATGGTATTTTGGAGAAGAATTTGGATGGAGAGTATACCTCCAGGACAGACTATTTCCTCTTTTAGGCAGTTATAAAGGTGTTCTGGTACTGGGTATCATATGGGGCGCATGGCATTATCCAATGAATGCAATGGGCTATAATTTTCCAGGACACCCCATTCTAGGTAATGTTTTAATGACAATTTTCACCATTGTAATGGGCATTATTTTAAGTTATGCAGTTTTAAAAACTGGAAGTGTCTGGGCAGCAATAATAATACATCTATTTAATAATAAAGCAGGTAATATTGTGGCAGCATATCTTGCTTATTCCAGTAATGGTTTACTGGGTAATATTATGGGCAGTGTACTTCTGGGAATATTTGCACTGATTCTTTTGAGATCTAAAGTCTGGAAAAGAGTTGAAAAGGTCCCCAAAATTCAATGA
- a CDS encoding PRC-barrel domain-containing protein, with product MVDLSSLYNLDVYTTRGKYVGRVQDVVLNIKKGRVSVLKTRVMAPDKVKSVGIRDVIKTSMRFVPEVDEVRPLKEEGNIDIQYDRVQAVGDIILISPEVSTTPAAATTSK from the coding sequence ATGGTCGATTTATCTAGCCTGTATAATTTAGATGTATACACAACACGTGGAAAATACGTTGGAAGAGTTCAAGACGTGGTATTAAACATTAAAAAAGGAAGGGTATCAGTTCTTAAAACAAGAGTAATGGCACCAGATAAAGTAAAAAGTGTTGGAATAAGGGATGTTATTAAAACCAGCATGCGCTTTGTTCCAGAAGTAGACGAAGTAAGGCCTTTAAAAGAAGAAGGGAACATAGACATACAGTACGACAGAGTACAAGCTGTAGGAGATATTATTTTAATAAGCCCAGAAGTATCGACCACACCAGCAGCTGCAACCACATCAAAATAA
- the fdhF gene encoding formate dehydrogenase subunit alpha has protein sequence MNFTSTICPYCGCGCGLNLVTVDGKIKGVEPWKRSPVNEGKLCPKGNYSYEFINHDDRLKYPLIKENNGFKKATWDEALSLIASKLKKIKEEDKDALGFLGSARCTNEDNYIFQKFARTVIGTNNVDNCANLCHGPSIMGLNLTFGSGAMTNSIDDLEESDCIFIIGSNPLEQHPLIGRRVLRAKRKGAKIVVVDPRYTSIARFADLFLPLKPGTDVALINSLMNVIMEEGLEDNEFINKRTKNFEELEEHIKEFDPYKVEKITGTPESLIKEAALMYGQADNAVILYCLGITEHINGTDNVISLSNLAMLTGNIGKRGTGLNPLRGQNNVQGSCDMGVIPYFYPGYQKVIIDENREKMEDIWRCGELNYLPGIQLSEMMEAAYEGTIKGLYLMGENPMVADPDLRHVKESLERLELLVVQDIFLTETAELADFVLPAACFAEKNGTFTNTERRVRRVRKAANSPGEAMEDWMIISRLAREMGSDLFNFKDSGEIFSEIRKVTPQYGGMDLSRINKPEGLQWPCPTEDHPGTTILHQDSFSTSDGKGVFYKIEPNNSTEIQNPEYPFILTTGRVVFQFQTGTMTMRSETLTKQYPESYVEINDEDAHVLGIMNGEKLNISSKIGDIDIKARITSDIMPGVIFVPFHFAEGEEVINVLTCAESLDPVSKMPPLKLCPVKIRKS, from the coding sequence ATGAATTTCACGTCTACAATATGTCCTTATTGCGGGTGTGGGTGCGGTTTAAACCTTGTTACTGTAGATGGTAAAATAAAAGGCGTTGAGCCCTGGAAAAGAAGTCCTGTAAATGAGGGAAAACTCTGTCCTAAGGGGAATTATTCCTATGAATTCATCAACCACGATGATAGACTTAAATATCCCTTAATTAAAGAAAATAATGGCTTTAAAAAGGCAACATGGGACGAAGCTCTCAGTTTAATTGCTTCTAAACTTAAAAAGATTAAGGAAGAAGATAAGGATGCTCTTGGATTTTTAGGATCTGCCAGATGCACCAATGAAGATAATTATATTTTTCAAAAGTTTGCCAGGACGGTAATAGGCACAAATAACGTTGATAACTGTGCAAATCTATGCCACGGCCCTTCAATTATGGGGTTAAACCTTACATTTGGTTCAGGAGCCATGACCAATTCTATTGATGATCTGGAAGAATCAGACTGCATTTTTATTATTGGATCAAACCCCCTGGAACAGCATCCCTTAATTGGGAGAAGGGTGTTAAGGGCAAAAAGGAAAGGGGCAAAAATTGTTGTGGTAGACCCAAGGTACACCAGCATCGCCCGGTTTGCAGACCTATTTTTGCCTCTTAAACCTGGAACAGATGTGGCGCTGATAAATTCTTTGATGAATGTCATAATGGAAGAAGGCCTTGAAGATAATGAATTCATTAATAAAAGAACAAAGAATTTTGAAGAGCTTGAGGAGCATATAAAAGAATTCGATCCTTATAAAGTTGAAAAGATCACAGGTACACCAGAAAGCCTCATAAAAGAAGCGGCACTAATGTACGGGCAGGCTGATAATGCTGTAATTCTTTACTGTCTGGGGATAACTGAACATATAAATGGCACTGATAATGTCATTTCACTGTCAAACCTGGCCATGCTTACTGGAAATATTGGAAAGAGGGGAACTGGGTTAAACCCTTTGAGAGGTCAAAATAATGTTCAGGGCTCCTGCGACATGGGTGTTATCCCCTATTTTTATCCTGGATATCAAAAAGTAATCATTGATGAAAACAGAGAGAAAATGGAAGACATATGGCGGTGCGGGGAATTAAATTATTTGCCGGGCATTCAACTTTCAGAAATGATGGAAGCTGCCTATGAAGGGACTATTAAAGGATTGTATTTGATGGGTGAAAACCCAATGGTAGCTGATCCTGATTTAAGACATGTAAAAGAATCACTGGAAAGATTAGAACTTCTAGTAGTTCAGGATATTTTTTTAACTGAAACTGCTGAACTTGCAGATTTTGTTTTACCTGCAGCCTGCTTTGCAGAAAAAAATGGTACATTTACCAACACTGAAAGAAGGGTAAGGCGCGTAAGAAAGGCAGCTAATTCTCCAGGTGAAGCTATGGAAGACTGGATGATAATCAGTAGACTGGCACGTGAAATGGGTTCAGATCTATTTAACTTTAAAGATTCAGGGGAAATTTTTAGTGAAATAAGAAAAGTGACACCGCAATATGGGGGTATGGACTTATCACGGATTAATAAGCCTGAAGGTTTACAGTGGCCATGCCCAACAGAGGATCATCCAGGCACAACAATTTTACACCAGGACAGTTTTTCTACTTCCGATGGAAAAGGTGTATTTTACAAAATAGAACCCAATAATTCAACTGAAATACAAAATCCAGAATATCCTTTTATTTTAACTACTGGAAGAGTTGTATTCCAATTTCAAACAGGCACCATGACCATGAGATCAGAAACTTTAACAAAACAATATCCTGAGAGCTATGTGGAAATAAATGACGAAGATGCCCATGTTTTGGGAATTATGAACGGTGAAAAACTCAATATTTCCTCGAAGATAGGTGACATTGATATCAAAGCCAGGATAACTTCAGATATAATGCCTGGAGTTATATTCGTTCCTTTCCATTTTGCTGAAGGAGAAGAAGTGATAAACGTTTTAACATGTGCTGAATCCCTTGATCCTGTTTCAAAGATGCCTCCCCTTAAGTTATGCCCTGTAAAAATTAGAAAGTCATGA
- a CDS encoding PAS domain-containing sensor histidine kinase: MKTGIKTKEQLICDLEKALQDGTVELEQIAEYVVRLSKNNEKLRNEIKKRKLTENALRESEEMFRLLYENSPLPYQSLDCNGDFIEVNQAFLDAMGYTKEEIIGRPFTDIMTPECAYTFKKRFKRFNELGYMRKSEFKLLCKDNAQITILIDGNIEYSADGTFKQTHCVWIDITDRKQWEEALIESEDRYRFLYDHNPSMYFTVDCEAVILSVNQFGAEQLGFTVHELVGQSVLKVFHEEDKKAAILNIRRCIKNIGQLFHWELRKVRRNGSMIWVKETARAVKENDGKITVLIVCEDITGLKELERILRETQDTLELKVQERTKELSRCNMRLESDISEIKRIGRALRESEEKFRALAENSPDVISRLDKELRYKYVNHGSNTLGLSSENLIGKKIEDITPLNGIAKIWMKNARKVLKTGEIQEMEYEFPSIHGLKFFHSYMVPEYDGGEIESLLVISHDVTQRRQLEEELKETVKELRHSNEELQQFAYVASHDLQEPLRTITSFTQLIERRYKDKLDSDADEFIEYIVDAAKRMQTLINDLLNYSRVATKKKGFELTDMGYVLESALNNLNTAIYENNAEITYENLPKIMAEPGQMIQLFQNLIGNAIKFRKPEVPPKINIKVCKDKNKEEYIFSIQDNGIGMEQQYAERIFTIFQRLHTKEEYEGTGIGLAISKKVVELHGGRIWVESKPEKGSTFYFAIPTALVK; encoded by the coding sequence ATGAAAACTGGGATTAAAACTAAAGAACAACTTATCTGCGACCTGGAAAAGGCGTTACAGGATGGAACTGTTGAACTGGAACAAATTGCAGAATATGTGGTTAGGCTTAGTAAAAACAATGAAAAATTGAGGAATGAAATAAAGAAACGTAAACTCACTGAAAATGCACTTCGAGAAAGTGAAGAAATGTTCAGGTTGTTATATGAAAATTCTCCTCTTCCATACCAGTCGTTGGATTGTAATGGTGATTTTATCGAGGTAAATCAAGCATTTCTTGATGCTATGGGTTATACCAAAGAAGAAATCATTGGACGTCCATTTACCGATATAATGACTCCTGAATGCGCATATACATTTAAGAAACGTTTTAAACGATTTAATGAATTAGGATATATGCGGAAATCTGAATTTAAGCTTTTATGTAAAGATAATGCTCAAATAACTATACTAATTGACGGTAATATTGAATATTCAGCAGATGGTACCTTTAAGCAAACTCACTGTGTATGGATTGATATCACAGATCGGAAGCAATGGGAAGAGGCTTTAATAGAAAGTGAAGATCGGTACCGATTTTTATATGATCACAATCCTTCAATGTACTTCACTGTGGACTGCGAAGCTGTAATACTGTCTGTAAACCAGTTTGGAGCTGAACAATTAGGGTTTACAGTTCATGAGTTAGTTGGACAATCTGTATTAAAGGTGTTCCACGAAGAAGATAAAAAAGCTGCTATCTTAAATATAAGGCGCTGTATTAAGAATATTGGGCAATTATTCCACTGGGAACTGCGCAAAGTTCGTAGGAACGGCAGTATGATTTGGGTTAAGGAAACAGCACGCGCAGTAAAAGAAAATGATGGGAAAATTACGGTATTAATTGTATGTGAGGATATTACTGGACTTAAAGAGTTAGAACGTATTTTAAGGGAAACACAGGACACTTTGGAGTTAAAAGTTCAGGAACGTACTAAAGAACTTTCAAGATGCAACATGAGACTGGAAAGCGATATTAGTGAGATTAAAAGAATAGGAAGGGCTTTAAGGGAAAGTGAAGAAAAATTCAGGGCTCTTGCAGAGAATTCTCCCGATGTTATTTCAAGATTAGACAAAGAATTAAGGTATAAATATGTCAACCATGGTTCCAACACTTTGGGATTATCCTCTGAGAATTTAATTGGTAAGAAGATTGAGGATATAACCCCATTAAATGGCATTGCTAAAATATGGATGAAAAATGCCAGAAAGGTTTTAAAAACTGGAGAAATACAGGAAATGGAATATGAATTTCCTTCAATCCACGGATTAAAATTCTTTCATTCATATATGGTTCCAGAATATGATGGTGGTGAAATAGAGTCATTACTTGTAATAAGTCATGATGTTACACAACGAAGGCAGTTGGAAGAAGAATTAAAAGAAACCGTAAAAGAGTTAAGACATTCTAATGAGGAACTGCAGCAGTTTGCTTATGTTGCGTCACATGACCTTCAAGAACCTCTCAGGACCATTACCAGTTTTACCCAGTTAATTGAACGTCGTTATAAAGATAAGTTAGATTCAGATGCTGATGAGTTTATTGAATATATTGTAGATGCCGCAAAAAGGATGCAAACTTTAATTAACGACCTCCTGAACTACTCCCGCGTAGCAACAAAGAAAAAAGGGTTCGAACTGACAGATATGGGATATGTTCTTGAATCTGCTTTAAATAACCTTAACACTGCTATTTATGAAAATAATGCTGAAATTACCTATGAAAACCTTCCAAAAATAATGGCCGAACCTGGACAGATGATTCAATTATTCCAGAACTTAATTGGAAATGCCATTAAATTCAGGAAACCAGAAGTTCCACCTAAAATCAATATAAAAGTCTGTAAAGATAAAAATAAGGAGGAATACATTTTCAGTATTCAGGATAATGGAATAGGAATGGAACAACAGTACGCAGAGCGTATTTTTACTATATTCCAGAGGCTACATACCAAAGAAGAATATGAAGGTACGGGGATAGGCCTGGCTATTAGTAAAAAAGTGGTGGAACTTCACGGCGGGCGAATATGGGTTGAATCTAAGCCTGAAAAAGGTTCAACTTTTTATTTTGCGATTCCTACTGCTCTTGTGAAATAA
- a CDS encoding tRNA-binding protein, which yields MWDTSNDYRLLVCEKSVDLFLRTIEGANLKGRWNKRDVRQIARDMIPEIQSLYYSYAEPADLAKMPQIESLKEKAGKIIENFGGEKWYSHFLDMVNKEEKIKLEEAIAKIRFFLDTVLNLDKRLALGPIDDPIVAIDIKVGEIVSAGEHPGADSLFVCNVNIKRVITVVTNDLEVKESNRVAVAMLPPTSFMGITSEGMFLGAGEGVLKNVEGEVGGMPKGIPLEALNEARNFVEDFLKH from the coding sequence ATGTGGGATACAAGCAATGATTACAGATTATTAGTATGTGAAAAGTCAGTAGATCTTTTTTTAAGAACCATAGAAGGAGCTAATTTAAAAGGAAGGTGGAATAAAAGAGATGTTCGACAAATAGCCAGAGATATGATTCCTGAAATTCAATCCCTCTATTATTCTTATGCTGAACCTGCTGATTTAGCTAAAATGCCTCAAATTGAATCTCTAAAGGAAAAGGCAGGGAAAATAATTGAAAATTTCGGTGGGGAAAAATGGTACAGTCACTTTTTAGATATGGTAAATAAAGAAGAAAAAATTAAATTAGAAGAAGCCATCGCTAAAATACGTTTCTTTTTAGATACAGTTTTAAATTTAGATAAACGATTGGCTCTCGGACCAATAGATGACCCCATAGTTGCCATTGATATTAAAGTTGGGGAGATTGTAAGTGCAGGAGAACATCCTGGTGCAGACAGTCTCTTTGTTTGTAATGTAAACATCAAAAGGGTCATAACAGTCGTAACTAACGATTTAGAGGTTAAAGAATCCAATAGGGTCGCTGTAGCAATGCTCCCACCAACAAGCTTCATGGGAATTACCAGTGAAGGAATGTTTTTAGGGGCTGGAGAAGGTGTCTTGAAAAATGTTGAAGGAGAAGTAGGTGGAATGCCAAAAGGAATTCCTCTGGAAGCGTTGAATGAGGCTAGAAATTTTGTTGAAGACTTTTTAAAGCACTAA
- a CDS encoding aspartate dehydrogenase — MKVGIIGCGAIANIMTNFAVEGKLGVDLKFFYDKDIERAENLALQVDGTVVLEIEDMLDKVDLVIEAASPHAVGEVIPQVLESGKNVIIMSVGALMDFELKNRLEKIAASTGAKIYAPSGAIVGLDGIKAASIGKISKASLITRKPPRSLGIKTDGETILYEGKASEAVKEFPTNINVAAALSIACGIDIDVKIIADPSVDRNMHEVHVVGDSGEFTTITKNVRCSMNPKTSVLAAYSAIKLLRRLNENIIVGT, encoded by the coding sequence ATGAAAGTTGGAATTATAGGATGCGGGGCCATAGCTAACATCATGACCAATTTTGCAGTTGAAGGTAAACTAGGCGTTGATTTAAAATTCTTTTATGATAAAGACATTGAAAGGGCAGAAAATTTAGCTCTTCAAGTTGATGGGACAGTCGTTCTTGAAATTGAGGATATGCTGGATAAAGTTGATCTGGTAATTGAAGCTGCTTCACCTCATGCCGTTGGAGAAGTTATCCCTCAAGTACTGGAAAGCGGGAAAAATGTTATTATAATGAGTGTTGGAGCTCTAATGGATTTTGAACTTAAAAATAGACTTGAAAAGATTGCAGCTTCAACAGGAGCTAAAATATATGCCCCTTCAGGCGCCATAGTGGGTTTAGATGGGATTAAAGCAGCTTCAATTGGAAAAATATCCAAAGCTTCGCTTATTACCAGAAAACCTCCAAGGTCACTTGGAATTAAAACAGATGGGGAAACTATTCTTTATGAAGGAAAAGCATCAGAAGCTGTTAAAGAATTCCCTACCAATATAAACGTAGCAGCAGCCCTGAGTATTGCCTGTGGAATAGATATTGATGTTAAAATAATAGCAGACCCCTCAGTTGATAGAAATATGCATGAAGTTCACGTTGTCGGAGACTCAGGTGAATTTACAACCATCACCAAAAATGTCAGGTGCTCCATGAACCCTAAAACAAGTGTTTTAGCTGCATATTCTGCAATTAAACTTCTTAGAAGATTAAATGAAAATATAATTGTAGGAACATAA
- a CDS encoding lactaldehyde dehydrogenase, giving the protein MDMLINGKLMDKTEKIEIRNPFNNEVIDTVPQGNHEDVQNALIAANRAKKALNDLSSREISENLYGIHEELSKNSKSLAKLITIDCGKPIKDSIEEVNRSIQTILLGAEESKRIYGETIPMDACAGGENVIGFTMRLPLGVVAAITPFNYPLNLAIHKVAPAIAAKNSVILKPSMKAPLTALKMAEIMDFYLPDGALNAVTGHGRTIGDEIVTSPVVNKISFTGSVEIGEHISKQAGMKKLTLELGGNDPLIVLEDADIEKAVEAAVRGSYLNAGQVCIGVKRVILDDKIADEFIQKFVNNTKKLVTGDPMDPETDVGPLINKGAAIEVENRVNEAVNDGAELLCGGKREGTLYLPTILDNVDSKMKIVQYETFGPISPIIRINGIDEAVKVANNTKYGLQAGIFTNNINNAMKAVKEIESGGVIVNKPSTYRMDNMPFGGCKMSGLGKEGIKYAIEDMTKTKIVVINPL; this is encoded by the coding sequence ATGGACATGCTGATAAACGGTAAATTAATGGATAAAACTGAGAAAATAGAAATTAGAAATCCGTTCAATAATGAAGTAATAGATACAGTACCTCAAGGGAATCACGAAGACGTGCAAAATGCACTGATTGCTGCAAACAGAGCAAAGAAAGCCCTAAATGATCTTTCATCCCGTGAAATATCAGAAAATTTATATGGAATTCATGAAGAATTATCAAAAAATTCAAAATCCCTTGCAAAATTAATAACCATTGACTGCGGTAAACCCATTAAAGATTCAATAGAAGAAGTTAATCGTTCCATACAAACTATTTTACTTGGAGCAGAAGAATCAAAACGTATATACGGCGAAACAATACCCATGGATGCCTGTGCCGGCGGGGAAAATGTGATTGGTTTTACAATGCGGCTCCCATTAGGTGTGGTTGCTGCTATAACCCCTTTTAATTATCCTTTAAACCTGGCAATTCATAAAGTGGCACCAGCAATTGCAGCTAAAAACAGTGTGATTCTAAAACCATCCATGAAAGCACCGCTTACCGCGTTGAAAATGGCCGAAATTATGGATTTTTACCTTCCAGATGGGGCCTTAAATGCTGTAACAGGGCATGGAAGAACCATTGGTGATGAGATTGTAACAAGCCCTGTTGTAAATAAGATCTCGTTTACTGGAAGTGTGGAAATCGGCGAACATATATCTAAACAGGCAGGGATGAAAAAATTAACACTTGAACTTGGTGGAAATGATCCACTCATTGTACTTGAAGATGCAGATATAGAAAAAGCAGTTGAAGCAGCTGTAAGAGGTTCTTATCTTAATGCAGGCCAAGTTTGTATTGGAGTAAAGCGTGTGATTCTTGATGATAAAATAGCTGATGAATTTATCCAGAAATTTGTAAATAATACTAAAAAACTTGTTACTGGAGACCCCATGGATCCTGAAACAGATGTAGGCCCTTTAATAAATAAAGGAGCAGCAATTGAAGTTGAAAACAGAGTAAATGAAGCCGTAAATGATGGAGCAGAGCTTTTATGTGGTGGAAAGCGTGAAGGGACTTTATATCTGCCAACGATCCTGGACAATGTTGATTCTAAAATGAAAATCGTACAATATGAAACATTCGGCCCTATCTCGCCAATAATCCGCATAAATGGGATTGATGAAGCAGTAAAAGTTGCAAATAACACCAAATATGGATTACAGGCAGGAATATTCACAAATAACATTAACAATGCTATGAAAGCTGTAAAAGAGATAGAATCTGGAGGAGTTATAGTAAACAAACCGTCAACATACCGTATGGACAACATGCCTTTTGGAGGCTGTAAAATGAGCGGGTTAGGTAAAGAAGGTATAAAATATGCCATTGAAGATATGACTAAAACTAAAATCGTGGTTATTAACCCTCTTTAA